The DNA region ATGAAATTCAATAATTATTTGGAAAAAATTACCGGAATTGAAATTTATCCTATGATTTCATTACTGGTCTTCATACTTTTTTTTATTGCTGTTACCATTTATGCATTTAAAGCAAACAGTGAAATGATTCGTACCATGGAAGAATTGCCATTAGATAAATCTGATACTAAGACTTTATGAAAGCATTACACTTTATAATTAGACCCATTTTATTCCTATTTTTATCAATAGGATGCGCTTTACCTACTTATGCTCAGGGAACTGCTGCTGCTACACAACCAAGTTCAACTGGAAACG from Saprospiraceae bacterium includes:
- a CDS encoding CcoQ/FixQ family Cbb3-type cytochrome c oxidase assembly chaperone is translated as MKFNNYLEKITGIEIYPMISLLVFILFFIAVTIYAFKANSEMIRTMEELPLDKSDTKTL